A genomic segment from Ptychodera flava strain L36383 chromosome 19, AS_Pfla_20210202, whole genome shotgun sequence encodes:
- the LOC139118954 gene encoding epidermal growth factor receptor-like: MASVRIFFAILVLSYIAAAEKVCPGFGTPELSRHGQLDQSNIDFFKNCTVIDGDLIIKSSTFRGDRFMGIVGIDPFQLEVFNSLRNITGYLAVLASGESQESLSALSNLQVIEGRTLLQSDYSLVIMDTALTSLGLNSLRSIENGNVYIRRNAALCYVKSGLFENTGIFYSGGQSAHVRQNRPKDLCRVENHVCDRECTDLGCWGPGINQCGTCKNYKLDGICVDSCDADAGLYVLSEEDKECGHDEEFEVDSEVGPGSRTWDCDPDDVETCFNECQATLQEQDNVNAQLRAEVEELRNQLRDARARKQRLQRMLTTTGTQSPGDD, from the exons ATGGCTTCCGTGAGAATCTTCTTCGCTATCCTTGTACTCAGTTACATAGCCGCTGCCGAAAAAG TATGTCCTGGCTTTGGAACACCAGAACTCTCCAGACACGGACAGCTTGACCAGAGCAACATCGACTTCTTCAAAAATTGCACCGTCATTGATGGAGACTTGATCATAAAGTCGTCAACCTTCAGAGG AGACAGATTCATGGGAATAGTCGGCATCGATCCATTTCAACTTGAAGTCTTCAACTCCCTGAGAAACATAACGGGATACCTCGCTGTCTTGGCGTCGGGAGAGTCACAGGAAAGTCTGTCGGCCTTGAGTAATCTGCAGGTCATCGAAGGAAGAACGCTGCTTCAAAG CGATTATTCACTTGTTATAATGGATACAGCGCTAACCTCCCTTGGATTGAACTCGCTGAGAAGTATCGAGAACGGCAATGTCTACATCCGACGAAATGCAGCACTGTGCTATGTGAAGAGCGGCTTGTTTGAGAACACGGGGATATTCTACAGCGGAGGACAAAGCGCACATGTAAGACAAAATAGGCCGAAAGATTTATGCC GTGTTGAAAATCATGTATGCGACAGAGAGTGCACGGATTTAGGATGCTGGGGTCCTGGCATTAACCAGTGTGGTACATGTAAAAACTACAAACTCGATGGAATCTGTGTGGATTCATGCGATGCTGATGCAGG acTCTATGTTTTATCAGAAGAAGACAAGGAGTGTGGTCATGATGAG GAGTTTGAAGTAGATTCCGAAGTTGGTCCTGGTTCTCGAACTTGGGACTGTGATCCAGACGatgttgaaacatgtttta ACGAGTGTCAAGCAACGTTGCAGGAGCAGGACAATGTCAACGCCCAATTGCGAGCAGAGGTCGAGGAGCTTCGCAACCAGTTGAGAGATGCTCGAGCTCGAAAACAACGTTTACAGAGAATGCTCACGACCACCGGGACCCAATCTCCCGGCGATGACTAG